In the Ranitomeya imitator isolate aRanImi1 chromosome 2, aRanImi1.pri, whole genome shotgun sequence genome, ggaacaggaaataataactctcctgtccaaaggagtattagtggaagtcccttttcatcaaaaaggaaggggattttattcccctttattttttatttcaaaacccgacggatcatatagaacaataattaaccttaagagactaaatgtcttcttagagaaccaagcttttaaaatggaatccatccggtcaactattaagcttctgtttccccattgcttcatggaatgccctttggactatcaatagcccctagagttttcacaaaactaatgtcagaggtaatgtcatatttgaggttaaaagataCCCTCATAATACCCtatttagatgacctattgatagtcgggaactctttctcaatgtcatcaacgcTTATCTGATTCAATTTCATCCTTACAGGGGTTGGGGTGGTTagtgaattgggaaaaatctaaattgtcccccacaactgagcaaaaatttttaggaattattctagactctacaaatcaaatgtgctttcttcccgagtcaaaacaaataggtatgtcccttcttggttccttcacttcttgtattccagctgttccgtgggcccaattccatagcaggaaattgcagcatacaatacttcgtgaggaagaaagGTTACATGGCCGATTAGATACTCGTATTTCTTTAACGACAGACGtgatacaatctctcacttggtggttaaatcagaatcatctttccagtggggtcccctgggtggttaaaccatcaaaaactgttttcactgacgccagtcctagtggttggggagcacatttagAAAACCAAATAGTAcaaggtctgtggtctcctagagaatcagatgattcttctaataaaaaagagctgaaggctgTTTATCATGACTTATCTGAATTTCCTCCGCAGTTACACGGAACACATACaagagtcttctcagacaacatgacagcggtagcatatataaaccaccaaggaggaacaagatcggaaggactcatgtctatagccaacgatATTCTAGCCATGGCAGAGGAACACCTCCTGTCCCTATCGGCGCTACATGTGAGAGGAATtgacaattcgagagcagatttcctcagtcgccacgctctccaccaaggagagtgggttctaaatcgtcgtatcttttgtatgataataaaaaagtggggcactcccgagatagatctctttgcgacaagacaaaacaggcaagtcaaaaaatttgcatcattgttccgatctgacaattcagatatcttcgacgccctacaagtaccatgggtattcaaaaaggcatatgcctttcccccgctgatattacttccgacagtgatcaggaagataagggaggacagagcaaacgtgatcctaattgctccattctggcccaagaggccatttttttcctggctgagagccatgtcaatctcagacccatggatcctcccggaggatcgggatcttctcttccagggccccttcaaccaccctcaggtgaagggtctacggttaacagcctgtaacttgagaggcagctgctaaagatgagagggttctcaaacaaagtgattgacactcttCTACTAAGTAGAAAAaagtccactacctccatctatgcaagagtgtggaaaaaatttctaaacctctacccaacagccctgtcaaacgaaattcatattcctataattttagaatttcttcaaaaagggcgcgatctagGTCTGGCAGTCAGCACctttaaaagtacacatttctgcgctgggggctttatatggtcttgatatcgcaggtaataagtgggtagccagatttgttgcagcatgccagaggtcagagacagtccgaattccccatgtaccaccatgggatgttaatttagttctcgAAGCTCTCACAGATCACCCTTTTGAGcctctacattcagctcacataaaacatgtctccctcaagacagctcttcttgtcaccttagtatcagcgagaagagtaagtgacatacaggcactatcgatagatcctcctttCATGTCTATATTCCCAGATAGAGTTGTCCTTaagacagacccttcatacttacccaaagtatgcactaaatttcacagatcgcaagaaattttccttccctccttctatgagaaccctacaagtcaggaagaacaaaaataccacacattagatgtgaggagagccatattagcctatttggataggactagcgcctggaggaagagcagggctctctttgtttctttccagggtcatagaaaaggagctggaatcatgaagggtactttatctcggtggattcgagatgcaatatgtctggcctattcatccacaggggagaatccgcctgagaccgtaagagcacattccacccgggcgattgcatcatcctgggctgaacgagcggaggttccgatagaacagatatgtaaggccgcaacctggtcttcgcctactaccttctataatcactatagattagatctatctgcctcatctgacttatccttcggtagatcagtccttaacacggtgatccctcccaaaaagactatctctgaaagtctctcaagtgggtgctgtcgtggcgaagagaaaacaccgaattacataccggtaatgctcttttatagagccacgacagcaccccttcacttcccacccttataggttttttattaggagcacggttaagggtgtttggttcttgtagttagccatgcttaagttaactagttataaacgatgatattgaatgacctactaaagtctggtggacggttcctcgcaatctctgtaaccccaactgtgggagcgagggggaccgccccttttattctctccatagggtttcctgttcctaggggcggatcccctctctcaagtgggtgctgtcgtggctctataaaagagcattaccggtacgtaatccggtgttttttttacagatacattgccattattatcataggaaactgtaaatgatcttGTAAAGTTTATTCACTGCTGATGTGTAAAAACAGCTGCCTTACAGATGACAAcacagataaaaaaaacaaaaccatgctTACACTATGCCAAAGCTGCTTATTTCAGCAGGACAGATTGACCATCTAATGTCTATTAGATGTACATTCGTCATAGAGTAAAAGGATTGGGCATAGTGAATTTCCACATACCCAGTCTATCAAGGTTGTTAGCCTTGTTTTCAATTCGGAGAGAAACATGGTCGTTGGCCAAAGTGTCAAGAGGAAAAACATCCTTAAGTACatttaattaaataataaaaattcACACAATTAATGTTTAATGTATTCTTGCTTGTATCCCACAGATGGAAACATTAGGATCATCTCTGATGAATGTTCAGATTTACCACAGAGGTCTGAAATAGTAGAAACAGCCATTGTGGAAGATTGCCGACCTAAACGCTGTATTTTCCGAAATATACATCTTGTGTCTTATCAACAAGGAGGATATTGTTCTGCCAAGCCAAATGTTGAAGCACACTGTTCTCCCCAGGAAGTTGATAAAACATTTTCATGCTTGGATTGTGGGAAACATTTTTCTCATAAATCATCTTTTGTCGATCACCAGAAGagtcatacaggagagaagccgtactcATGTGcccaatgtgggaaatgttttacacgaaGATGGACACTTGCTGAACATAAAAAAACTCATGAAGGGGTAAAACCATTTTATTGTTCTGACTGTGGGAAATCTTTCTCAGTAAAATCTTCTCTGACTGAACATCAGAGAatacatacaggagagaagccattttcttgttcataCTGTGGAAAATGCTTTTCACATAAGTCAACGCTTAATCAGCATCAGAGAatccacactggggagaagccattcCCATGTTTGGAGTGCGGAAAGTCCTTTAATCATAAATCTGCTCTTGTGGAACATCAGAGAATGCATACAGGTGTGAAACCGTTTAAGTGCCCTGATTGTGGGAAGTGCTTTGCCTATAAATCGGGGCTTATTGAGCATCAGCGGAACCACACCGGCAGTAAACcgttttcatgttctgaatgtggtaaATGCTTTACATTTAAGTCAACTTTTATTAGCCATCAGAGAATCCACACtggtgaaaagccattttcatgtataGAGTGTGGAAAACGTTTCCGACAGAGATCAAACCTTGTTGATCATCagcgaagtcacacaggggagaagccgttcttCTGTTCTGAGTGCGGTAAGGGTTTCTCCAAAAGGTCAAGTCTCACAGAACATCAGAGAATGCACACCGGAGAACGTCCATTTTCGTGTACTGAATGTGGAAGAACGTTTTCCCACAAATCTACTCTTTATGAGCATAAAATGAGTCATTCTGGCCTGAAGATGTTCCCTTGTTCTCAGTGCGACAAATCTTTCACCAACAAATCGGGTCTCATTCGACACTGGGGAACCCATACCAATGATAAGCCTTTTCCATGTTCTGAATGTGGTAAATATTTCAAACTGAAGTCAGATCTTGCCAGGCATCAGAAAATCCATACAAATGAGAAATCTTTTCTTTGTACAGAATGTGGGGAGGGCTTTACTGAGAAATCTGCACTTTTCCAACATCAGATATGTCATAGAATTAAGAACCCTGtgatctgttcagaatgtggaaaatgttttgccgCCAGCTCAAACCTCGCTAAGCACCGTAGGGTGCACACTGGGGAAAAACCCTTTTCTTGTGCTGAATGTGGGAGATGTTTCACAAATAAGTCAAACCTCGTGACACATTATAGAATCCACACGGGTGAGAAGCCGTTTCAGTGCACTGAATGTGGGAGGCACTTCAAACAAAAAAAGAATCTTGTTAAACACCAGGAAACTCACACTAAAGTAGTTTCCTTGACCATGCTGTAACTCCCGCCTCATTTGTGTTAGTGTGGAGACATGGAAACTAAGCAAAAATGCTTTCTCTGGAGATAGCATATGGAGAAAAATAAATGTTTGCTTAAGATGTTCTTTTTTTGCTTACTATTCTCTTTTGAAAAGGTCATTAACTTAAAATCAGTGGGGTCTAATTCACTGCCGTTCTGCACCACGTGGATAGGACTAAGCGCCGATCCGATCACGGGTGCATCCATCTTCTAAACTACAGAGCTGGGCCTGGTAAACAATAATGGGCAGCACTTCAGCTCCTTCAGTCTATTGATAGGGGTGCCAAAAGTTGAATACACCACATCTGATATTGATTGCCCATCTGAAtgttcagtgttttttttatttattttccaggacgtccctcctgacagcaccctggaggacgtcctcctccccttgctgggacaggaaacacacaagagttcaaaaggtcatgtcccaccccaaatcctcagtgtttttcctgtccctgcaagggacgCACGAAAGAAGCTGCGCagcttaccggagctcagggggatcgtgcagcttgccaatacccttccccctgtcaagaggctcagggcagaaaccctccacgggggggtccctctgctccaaagaccacGAGTGGCGAagctcctggtggcagccgctcctcccggtgggaggctctcggctgcggaTGCGGTTCCATGTGGCAGGGATTCGCGGCATCCAGAGCGGTGTTGTGGCCTGCACGGCGTCTTCAGGCGGAAGTTCCCAGGGAACCGCTTCACTTCCGGTATCGCGGCATCCGTtaccgtcacttccggtgacgctgTAAGAGcgtgggaagtgtgtgctccagcgTGGAACGCGTAGCAGCTGAAGCGCTTCTGTCCAGCGTGGTGAGCTGCGGGGATCTGTTACCTCGGGAATCATCATGGACGGAAACATGCCAGCCGAGGAAGGGGTAAGTGCGCATAGCGCAGACTTCCCTATCTGCACGCACGAGCAGGTTTACCCCATTACTTACTCCCTATCTTATGTCATTTAAGGATAAGGGAACCTCCCTGGTCAAGCTAAGAAATCCGGCAAGGCCTCTGGAAAATCCAGTAGATGCCCTATTTGTAGTGTGAAGCTTCCGGACACTCATTGCAAAACCTTGTGTGCAGATTGTACATCTAAGGTTATGAGGGACGAACAGCCCG is a window encoding:
- the LOC138667068 gene encoding zinc finger protein 432-like isoform X3 is translated as MDGKGSRLNEKILELTLEIIHLLTGEDYGPLKMFDHQVTPSCQQIFEKLDTTNSPTMVPPSLLILHERYNDRKILELTNKITELLTGEEWEYLEEHQNLYHDVITENPQPLTSQDRYVTRNTLEGCASPLSSQTSAAENNNDTLDDHDFPIVVKAEMIEEETYTCDDQQCKSEDTLRDGHTDGNIRIISDECSDLPQRSEIVETAIVEDCRPKRCIFRNIHLVSYQQGGYCSAKPNVEAHCSPQEVDKTFSCLDCGKHFSHKSSFVDHQKSHTGEKPYSCAQCGKCFTRRWTLAEHKKTHEGVKPFYCSDCGKSFSVKSSLTEHQRIHTGEKPFSCSYCGKCFSHKSTLNQHQRIHTGEKPFPCLECGKSFNHKSALVEHQRMHTGVKPFKCPDCGKCFAYKSGLIEHQRNHTGSKPFSCSECGKCFTFKSTFISHQRIHTGEKPFSCIECGKRFRQRSNLVDHQRSHTGEKPFFCSECGKGFSKRSSLTEHQRMHTGERPFSCTECGRTFSHKSTLYEHKMSHSGLKMFPCSQCDKSFTNKSGLIRHWGTHTNDKPFPCSECGKYFKLKSDLARHQKIHTNEKSFLCTECGEGFTEKSALFQHQICHRIKNPVICSECGKCFAASSNLAKHRRVHTGEKPFSCAECGRCFTNKSNLVTHYRIHTGEKPFQCTECGRHFKQKKNLVKHQETHTKVVSLTML
- the LOC138667068 gene encoding zinc finger protein 665-like isoform X1, which gives rise to MDGKGSRLNEKILELTLEIIHLLTGEDYGPLKMFDHQVTPSCQQIFEKLDTTNSPTMVPPSLLILHERYNDRKILELTNKITELLTGEVSTAGNAGTSHDNHKRTMCSHDNCMICEWEYLEEHQNLYHDVITENPQPLTSQDRYVTRNTLEGCASPLSSQTSAAENNNDTLDDHDFPIVVKAEMIEEETYTCDDQQCKSEDTLRDGHTDGNIRIISDECSDLPQRSEIVETAIVEDCRPKRCIFRNIHLVSYQQGGYCSAKPNVEAHCSPQEVDKTFSCLDCGKHFSHKSSFVDHQKSHTGEKPYSCAQCGKCFTRRWTLAEHKKTHEGVKPFYCSDCGKSFSVKSSLTEHQRIHTGEKPFSCSYCGKCFSHKSTLNQHQRIHTGEKPFPCLECGKSFNHKSALVEHQRMHTGVKPFKCPDCGKCFAYKSGLIEHQRNHTGSKPFSCSECGKCFTFKSTFISHQRIHTGEKPFSCIECGKRFRQRSNLVDHQRSHTGEKPFFCSECGKGFSKRSSLTEHQRMHTGERPFSCTECGRTFSHKSTLYEHKMSHSGLKMFPCSQCDKSFTNKSGLIRHWGTHTNDKPFPCSECGKYFKLKSDLARHQKIHTNEKSFLCTECGEGFTEKSALFQHQICHRIKNPVICSECGKCFAASSNLAKHRRVHTGEKPFSCAECGRCFTNKSNLVTHYRIHTGEKPFQCTECGRHFKQKKNLVKHQETHTKVVSLTML
- the LOC138667068 gene encoding zinc finger protein 432-like isoform X2, translating into MDGKGSRLNEKILELTLEIIHLLTGEDYGPLKMFDHQVTPSCQQIFEKLDTTNSPTMVPPSLLILHERYNDRKILELTNKITELLTGEISLRYDDFMVYFSLEEWEYLEEHQNLYHDVITENPQPLTSQDRYVTRNTLEGCASPLSSQTSAAENNNDTLDDHDFPIVVKAEMIEEETYTCDDQQCKSEDTLRDGHTDGNIRIISDECSDLPQRSEIVETAIVEDCRPKRCIFRNIHLVSYQQGGYCSAKPNVEAHCSPQEVDKTFSCLDCGKHFSHKSSFVDHQKSHTGEKPYSCAQCGKCFTRRWTLAEHKKTHEGVKPFYCSDCGKSFSVKSSLTEHQRIHTGEKPFSCSYCGKCFSHKSTLNQHQRIHTGEKPFPCLECGKSFNHKSALVEHQRMHTGVKPFKCPDCGKCFAYKSGLIEHQRNHTGSKPFSCSECGKCFTFKSTFISHQRIHTGEKPFSCIECGKRFRQRSNLVDHQRSHTGEKPFFCSECGKGFSKRSSLTEHQRMHTGERPFSCTECGRTFSHKSTLYEHKMSHSGLKMFPCSQCDKSFTNKSGLIRHWGTHTNDKPFPCSECGKYFKLKSDLARHQKIHTNEKSFLCTECGEGFTEKSALFQHQICHRIKNPVICSECGKCFAASSNLAKHRRVHTGEKPFSCAECGRCFTNKSNLVTHYRIHTGEKPFQCTECGRHFKQKKNLVKHQETHTKVVSLTML